The following coding sequences lie in one Rutidosis leptorrhynchoides isolate AG116_Rl617_1_P2 chromosome 4, CSIRO_AGI_Rlap_v1, whole genome shotgun sequence genomic window:
- the LOC139842868 gene encoding uncharacterized protein has product MLRNYLVPLKVELFIWRTRHKRLPTRVELDKCRIDLGTVRCPVCDNGLESVDHSIILCSFAFDVWNRVFDWWNLGSFSNMSINEAFLGNGHTFTTDVGKQLWQATEWVTSYSIWKNRNALIFTKAKPTSTMVFKEIQLKSYEWFSNRVKGFKIE; this is encoded by the coding sequence ATGCTTCGTAACTACCTTGTCCCGCTAAAAGTCGAACTGTTTATTTGGCGCACTCGTCACAAACGGTTACCTACGAGAGTCGAACTTGATAAGTGCAGGATAGATTTGGGTACGGTTCGATGTCCGGTCTGTGACAACGGGCTTGAATCGGTGGATCACTCCATTATTTTATGTAGTTTTGCTTTTGATGTGTGGAATAGAGTTTTTGATTGGTGGAATCTTGGTTCTTTTTCAAACATGAGCATAAATGAAGCATTTCTCGGGAATGGTCACACGTTTACCACCGATGTTGGTAAACAATTGTGGCAAGCTACCGAATGGGTTACAAGTTATTCGATTTGGAAGAATAGAAACGCTTTAATCTTCACTAAAGCTAAACCGACAAGCACTATGGTCTTTAAAGAAATTCAACTTAAAAGTTATGAATGGTTCTCTAACAGGGTAAAAGGTTTCAAAATCGAATGA